GGGCAGGTGCACCGCCGGGCCGCGATCCTGCTGCTGATCGAATCCGACTTCCCCGTCGAGATCTTCAAGAACGACAATTTCGAGCCGACCGGCGTCAAGTTCGTCGTCACCGAGACCGACCACGAGCAGCGCACGGTGCGCGAGCTGAACGCCGAGCCGGCGGCGGTCGAGTACGCCAACGCGCTCGGCATCGACCCCGACGCGCTCACCCCGACGAGCTTCGCCGCGCACCCGCTCGTGGTGCGGGTCGGCGGCGACTATTTCTGCCGCTCGATCCGCCACCTCAACCCGGACCAGTCCCTGAGCTTCCACTGCGCCATCGAGAGCGGCGTCGTGCTGACGCTCGCGCGCCAGAAGGACCTCGTCGAGGCGACCCGCGAGGAGCTCGCCCGGCTCGACGCGCGGCTCGGCGGCGTCGACCTGGTGATCGGCTTCGAATGCGTGCTGCGCCGCCTCGACGCCGAGATCCACCAGGCCCGCCACAGCATCGCCGAGCTCTACCGCCACTACAACGTCGTCGGCTTCGAGACCTACGGCGAGCAGTACCGCTCGATGCACCTGAACCAGACCTTCACGGGCATCGCCATCGGCCGGCCCGCGGCCCCGTGAGCGGCGAGGGGCGCGGGGTCGGCCAGGAGGCCGCGGCCATGGATTCGGCGGCCATGGATCCGGCGGCCGGGGAGGTCGCGGCCCTGCACCGCCGCATCGCCAAGCTGGAGCGCATCAACGCCGCCCTGATGTCCCAGGTCGAGCGCACGATGGACCAGCGCGGCAGCGCCTACTCTTTGTTCCAGACCGCCATCACCCTCGAGGGCCAGGTCCGCTCCCGCACCGAGGAGCTGACGGCGCTGATGCGCAGCCTCGAGCGCACGAACCAGGACCTCACCGCCGCCAAGGAGGAGGCCGAGCGGGCCAACCGCTCGAAGACCCGCTTCCTCGCCGCGGCGAGCCACGACCTGCTCCAGCCCCTCAACGCCGCCCGGCTGTCGATCTCGGCGCTCGCCGAGATGCGGATGGGGCCGGAGCCCCGCGTCGTCGTCGGCCAGGTCGAGCGGGGCCTGCAGACCATCGAGGACCTAATCAAGACCCTCCTCGACATCTCGAAGCTCGATGCCGGGCTGATCCAGCCCGTGGTGCGGCCGGTGCGCGTCGCCGACGTGCTGGAGAGCGTCGAGGCGAGCTTCGGGCCGCTCGCCGCCCGCAAGGGCCTGCGCCTGTCGGTGCGGGGCGGCCGGTACTGGGTGGCGAGCGACCTCGTGCTGCTCCAGCGCATCCTGCAGAACCTGGTCTCGAACGCGATCCGCTACACCGCCGCCGGCGGCGTGCTGGTGGCGGCGCGCCGGCGCGGGCCCGAGATCCGCATCGACGTGGTCGATTCCGGCGCCGGGATCCCGGAGGACGAGCAGGACCTGATCTTCGAGGAGTTCCACCGCGGCGGGCGCGAGAGCGTCGACGGCGAGATCGCGCTCGGCCTCGGCCTGTCGATCGTGCGCCGCTCGGCCCAGGCGCTCGGTCACGCGCTCAGCCTCGAATCCCGGGTCGGCCACGGCTCGCGCTTCAGCCTCCACCTTCCCCCGTGCGCCGCCGAGCTGCCGCGGCCCACGCCCTCCCTGGTGCCGCCGACGAGCCTCACCGGCGCCCGCATCGCGCTCATCGAGAACGACAAGGCGGCGCTCGAGGCCCTGGCGCGGCTGTTCCACGGCTGGGACGCCAACGCCTTCGCGGCCCGCGACCACCTCAGCCTGGTGCGGCTCCTCGGCACGACCTGGAGCCCGGACGTCGTCGTCGCCGACTACCACCTCGACGGCGGCGCCTGCGGCCTCGACACCGTCGAATGGCTGCGCTCCGTCCACGGGCACGACATCCCGGCGGTGATCACCACCGCCGACCATTCCTCCGAGGTCGAGGCGCAGGTGCGGGCGGCGCGCTGCGAACTCGTCCACAAGCCGCTCAAGCCCGCGCAGCTGCGGGCGCTGCTCGCGCACCTGCTGAGCCGGGGCTGACGCCCGCGCCCGCCGCGGGGACTTCTCGGAGCACGGACGATGCAGGGTCGTGTCTCCCCGGGGAGAGGCGGTCCGCGGCTCCTGCGGGACGAGCCCGCGCGAGGGAGCGGCACCCATCCCCGGCCGGGCATCTCTCGCCCGTGTACCGCGAGGTCTTATCCCCCCCGGACTATACCGCTCGGCATATACAATGTTGCTGATTGTAACCGCGTGAGAATGGCCTAACCGTTCTTGGAAATAGACGGTCGCCTACGAGCAACATAATGCTCATGCCCAACAAATCTGGCGACTTGCGCGGAACACATGCCTCATTGTCACGGCATCCCTCCGCGCCTGGGGGAGGTCCGAGTGGCACGAGTACTCCTGACCGGCGCGACCGGCTTTCTCGGCGGCGCCGTCCTGCACCAGGCCCTGAGCCGGCGCGACGGCACCGAGTGGGTCTGCCTCGTGCGCTGCGCCAGCGCCGAGCAGGGCCGGCAGCGGATCGCCGCGCGCCTGTCGCGCTTCACCGATCCCTTCACCGCCCAGCGCCTCGCCCGCGCGGTCGAGGTGGTGCCGGGCGACTTCACCCGCGCCGACCTCGACGCCGACCCGCGGCTCGATTCGGTCACCCACGTGCTGCATCTGGCCGCCGACACCTCCTGGTGGGGCGAGGAGCGGGTCAGCCGCACCAACCACGACGGCACGCTGGCGCTCGCCCGCCGCGCCCGGGGGATGCCGGACCTCGTGCGGTTCCTGCACGTCAGCACCGCGATGATCTGCGGCGCCGAGGCGCCCGCCCTCGTCGAGGAGGCGGCCTATCCGGCACCCGAGGCCCGCCACCTCGTCGCCTACACGGTCTCGAAGGCCGCGGCCGAGACCTCGCTCGCCGGCAGCTTTTCGGATTTGCCGATCGTGGTTGCCCGTCCCTCGATCGTGGTCGGGCACTCGACGCTCGGTGCGTCGCCGAGCTCCAGCATCCTGTGGGTGATCCGCGCCGCCGACCGCCTGCGCCTGGTGCCGTGCGCGCCCGACAGCGCCGTCGACATCGTGCCGGTCGACTGGGTCGCCGACAGCCTGCTCGGCCTGCTGCGCAAGCCGCGGCTCGCCCACGCCCTCTACCACGTCTCGGCCGGCGAGGGCGCGCGTGCCCGCTGGGCCGACCTGATGCGGGCCTTCGCCGAGGCCGACCCGGCGGGCGGCCCGCGCGACGACTTCGCCCGCTTCGACCTCGCCGCCGACCGGGCGCTCCTGCGCCGGCGCTTTTCCGAGACCTTCGGCCTCGACGGCTCGCTGAAGCAGGCGATGCTGCGGGCGGTGCGGGCGTACTACGCCTTCTGCTCCCTCGACCTGACCTTCTCGAACGCGCGGCTGCTGGCCGAGGGGCTGACGCCGCCGCCGGCCTTCACCGACTACCTCAAGGTCTGCCTCGACAACGCCCCCGACATCGCCGAGCAGTTCGCCGACGACCTCGAGATGTTCGTGGCGCCTCCCCCGAGTTCGGCGCCGGGCCCGGCCCTGCCGCTGACGGCGAGCGCATGAACCCGTTCCTCACCCTGGCGGTGGCGATCGGCGCCGAGATCACCGCGACGCTCGCCCTCAAGGCGGCCGACGGCCTCACCCGCCCGGGCCCGACGCTCCTCGTGGCGCTGGGCTACGGCACGGCCCTGTGGCTGATGTCGTCGAGCATGGACATGCTGCCGATCGGGGTCGTCTACGCGATCTGGGCGGGTGTCGGCATGGTCGGCGCCGCGCTCGGCGGCGCGATCCTGTTCGGCGAGCCGGTCACCCCGCTGATGATCCTCGGCATCGGGGTGATCGCGGTCGGCGTCGGCATCCTGGCGGCGGCGCAGGCTCACGCCTGAGGGCGGGCCGCGACGGCGAGGAGCTGCACGGTGCCGTCGATCGCCGCGCGCATCGCCGCCTCGTCCCAATGCACCCGGGCGAGCACGTAGCCGCCCTCGACCACCGCGATCAGCGCCGCCGCGAGCGCCGCGGGCGCGACCCCGGGCGCCAGGCCGCCCGCGGCCTCCGCCTCCTCCAGGCTCGTGCGCAGCGAGGCCTGGATATGCCCGAGATAGGCCGCGACCGGCTCGCGCAGGACCGGCTCCTCCATCGCCGCCTCGTTGGCGAGGCGCGCGAGGCGGCAGCCGCGCAGGGCCTGCCGCTCGCGGGTGAGGTAGGCCCGCACCCGGTCGAGGGGAGGGGCGCCGGGGGCGAACAGCGCGTCGATCGCCGCGATCTCCTCCGCGGCCATCTCGGCGAGCGCCGCCGCCGCCACCTCCCGCTTGCCGGGGAAGTGGTGGTAGAGGCTGCCCTGGCCGGCCCCGCTCAAGCTCAGCACGTCCCGCGGGCTCGTCGCCTCGTAGCCGCGCTCCCACAGCAGCGCCTTCGCCGCCGCGACGATCGCCTCGCGCTTCGATGATCCTGGCCGCGCCACGCTCCGCCTCCTGTCGCCGGAAGGCGGTATGCCGCGTCCGGGCCCGCCGGGCCAGGGCGTCAGGCCCTGCCCGCCAGATGGGGCGGTGCGACGTCGGCATAGGTCGCGAGGCCGTTGCCGAAGGACCAGTTCTCCCGCGCGATCTCGACCAGGGTGACGAGCACGTCCTCCGGCCTGGTCCCGAGCGCGCCGAGATTCCCGGCGATGGCGGAAAACAGCGCCTTCTTCTGCGCGACGCTGCGCCCGGTCGAGAGGTGGATCTGGATCATCACCAGGTCGTCGGTCCGGGCGATGCCGAGGTAGCCGGGATCGTAGATCACGTCGTCGAACTGGCTCGAGACGACCTGGAACCGGTCGTCGGGCGGGATGCCGATGCTGTCGACCATGGCGGCGTGCACGGCATCGGCGATGGCGCGGCGCTCGTCCGGCGAGCGGTCGCGCTTCAGGGTGATGGTGACCAGGGGCATGGAAGGATCTCCCGGAGAGGTCTCCGCGGCTGCAAGGGCAGCCTCGTTCCTATTAATGTACCTACTGGTATGTATGAAATCGACGCGCACGCATCCCTGGCCTGCGCGGCGCTCACCGCTCGACGATCGGCGCGCCCTCCTCGTGCCGGGCCTGCCAGCCGTGGCGCACGAGTTCCGGGTCGGCATGCTCCTCGGCCGGGGTGCCGACGCAGAGATAGGCGATCAGCCGCCAGGCGACCGGCACGTCGAGGGCCCTCGTCACCTCCTCGGGGCACAGGATCGAGACCCAGCCGACGCCGAGGCCGTGGGCTCGCGCCGCGAGCCAGAAGGTGTGGATGGCGGTGACGGTGGAGTAGCGCAGCATCTCCGGCATCGTGGCGCGGCCGAGCCCGTGGCCGGCCCCGGTTTCCTCGTCGCAGAACACCGCCAGGTGCACCGGCGCCTCGCGCAGACCCGCGAGCTTGAGGCGGCGATAGGCGGCGGCGCGTTCATCGTCGTAAGTGGCGGCGGCCGCCGCGTTGCAGCGCAGGAAGCTCGCGGCCACGGCCTCGCGGCGGCCGGGATCGGCGACCCGCACGAAGCGCCAGGGCTGGCTGTTGCCGACCGAGGGGCTGAGGCGGCTGAGCGCCAGGCAGGCGCGCAAGCTCTCCTCCGGCACCGGATCGGGGCGGAAGCGCCGCACGTCGCGGCGCCAGGCGACCAGCTCCGCGAAGCGGGCCCGGAACGCCTCCCCGAATTCCGGCGCGCCGGTCGCCGGCTCCGTCACGGGTGCGCCGCGTCCGGACGCGCCAGATCCCCGAGCAGGCTCGCCGCCACCGAGACCTTCGACACCGTGAGGCCGGACGCCGCGATGGCCGCGACCGCGGTGCGGATGCGGGCGAGCGAGGCACCGCGGGCCTGGCTCCAGGCCTCGACCGCGGCCGCACCTTGCGCCTCGAAGGCGGCGGCCTCGGCGGTGAGCGCCCGATGGGCGGAGGCGATGCCGGCGACCGCGCGTTCGAGCGCGATGCGGTCGAAGGTGTCGGCCACCGGCACCGCCCGGGCGGCGGCCGCGAGCGCGTTGAGGCGGAAGAGGTCGGCCAGCGCGAAGTGGGTCGCGGCGATCGCCGCCGGCGGCCGCCCGGTCGCCTCGGCGACCTGGACGATGTCGGGGGCGGCGCCGAGCTCGCTCAAGGCGGCGAGGCGGGACGCGAGGCCCTCCGGCACGCCGTGGTCGACGAGGGCCCGGATGCGCCGGGCCAGGGCCTCGGCCGCCGCCGGGGGGAGGGCGCCCGGCAGGGCATCCGAGACCGCCGCGATGCCGTCGCGGTAGCGCGCGACCGCCGCCTCGATGCCGCCGGGAGCGGCCTCGCCGTTGCGGATGAACCAGACCATGCGCTGGCGCAGGAGGTCCTGCAATTCGGCGTAGAGGGCGAGCTGCTGGTCGCCGGAAATCGTCCCGTCGAGCCCGTCCACCGCCTTGTTGAGGTCGATCAGCCCGAAGGCGTCCCGGGTCACCGCGTAGGCGGCGGCGATGGCGGGCGCCTCGGCGCCGGTCTCGTCGGCGAGGCGGCTGACGAGGGTCGGCCCGCCGCGATTGACGATGGCGTTGGCCAGGCTGGTGGCGATGATCTCCCGGCGCAGGCGGTGGCCCTGCACCGCGTCGGGGTAGCGGGCGACCAGGACCGGCGGGAAGGAGCGCTCGAGCTCGCGCGCGAGGTAGGGATCGTCCGGCACCGCGCTGTCGAGGAGCGCGTCCTTGAGCGCGAGCTTGGCGTAGGCCAGCAGCACCGCCAGCTCCGGCCGCGTCAGGCCCTCGGCCCCTTGCGCCCGCTCGGCGAGGGTGGCGTCGGAGGGCAGGGACTCGACGCCGCGGTCGAGGCGCCCGTCGGCCTCCAGGATCTGCATCAGCCGGGTGGCGAAGCCGGTCTCGGACGCGGCGGAGCGCTGGGCGAGCGACAGGGCGAGGGTCTGGAGCTGGTTGTTCCTCAGCACCAGGTCGGCCACCGCCTCGGTCATGCCGGAGAGGAGCGCGTTGCGGCTCTCCGGGCTCAGGCGGCCGTCGCGCTCGGGCGTCGCGAGCGCGATCTTGATGTTGACCTCGACGTCCGAGGTGTTGACCCCGGCCGAGTTGTCGATCGCGTCGGTGTTGAGGCGCACGCCCCGCCGGGCGGCCTCGATCCGGCCGCGCTGGGTGAGGCCGAGATTCGCGCCCTCGCCGACGACCCGGGCGCGCAGCTCCGCGCCGGTGATGCGGATCGCGTCGTTCGCCCGGTCGCCGGCCTCGTCGTCGCTCTCGGAGGTCGCGCGCACGTAGGTGCCGATGCCGCCGAACCACAGGAGGTCGACCGGGGCCCGCAGGATCGCCTGCATCACCTCGGCGGGCGTCGCTTCGGCCCGGTCGAACCCGAGGAGGGCGCGAACCTGCGGCGACAGCGGCACGGTCTTGGCCTGCCGCGAGAACACCCCGCCGCCGGCCGAGATCTTCGAGCGGTCGTAATCGGCCCAGGACGAGCGGGAGAGCCCGAACAGGCGCTTGCGCTCGGCATGCGCCGCGACCGGGTCGGGATCGGGGTCGAGGAAGATGTCGCGGTGGTCGAAGGCCGCCACCAGCTTCAGGCAGCGCGACAGCAGCATGCCGTTGCCGAACACGTCGCCCGACATGTCGCCGACGCCCGCGACCGTGACCGGCTCGGCCTGGATGTCGATGTCGACCTCGCGGAAGTGGCGCTTCACCGCCTCCCAGGCGCCGCGGGCGGTGATGCCCATCTGCTTGTGGTCGTAGCCCTGGCTGCCGCCCGACGCGAAGGCGTCGCCGAGCCAGTGATGCGCCTCGAGGGAGAGCGCGTTGGCGACGTCCGAGAAGGTGGCGGTGCCCTTGTCGGCGGCGACCACCAGGTAGGCGTCGTCCTCGTCGTGCCGCACCGTCGCGGGCGGCGGGACGATTTTTCCGTCGACGATGTTGTCGGTGAGGGACAGGAGCGTGCGGATGAAGATCCGGTAGCTCTCGGTGCCCTCCTGCATCCAGGCCTGGCGGTCGGACGGCGGCGGCAGGCGCTTGGGGAAGAACCCGCCCTTGGCGCCGACCGGCACGATCACGGCGTTCTTGACCTGCTGCGCCTTGACGAGGCCGAGCACCTCGGTGCGGAAATCCTCCGGCCGGTCCGACCAGCGCAGGCCCCCGCGGGCGATGTAGCCGAAGCGCAGGTGCACGCCCTCGACCCGGGGGCTGTAGACGAAGATCTCGAACAGCGGCCGGGGCAGCGGCATCCCGTCGACGCGGGCGCAGCGGAACTTGAACGCGATCGTCTCGGGCGGCAGGCCGTTGCGGCCGAGCTGGAAGAAGTTCGTGCGCTGCGCCGCCTCCACCAGGTTGACGAAGCGGCGCAGGATCCGGTCCTCGTCGAGGCTCGTGACCCCTGCCAGATCCGCCTCGATCCCGGCCCGCGCCGTCTCTTGGGCGGCTCCCCGGTCGCCCTCGAGGCGGGGATCGAAGCGGGCGTGGAACAGCGCCACCAGCCGCCGGGCGAGGGCCGGGTGCCGCGACAGGGTGGCGGCGAGGTAGTCCTGGCCGTAGCGGATGCGCAGCTGGCGCAGGTAGCGACCGAGCGCCCGCACCAGGGCGACGTCGCGCCAGCCGAGCCCGGCCTCCAGCACCAGGCGGTTGTAGGCGTCGGACTCGGCGAGGTCGCGGGCGAGCGCCAGCAGCGCCGCCTCGACCGGACCCTCGACCGAAGCGACGTCGATGGCGCCGCCGCCGGCGCGCTCCAGCACCATGTCGTGCAGCCAGACCCGGGCACCGGCGCCCTCGGGCTTGAGGCGGTAGGAGCGCTCCTCGATCACCCGGAAGCCGAGATTCTCCAGCACCGGCACCCGCTCCGAGAGCGGGAGCGCCGCGCCGCGGGAGAAGACCTTGAGGCCGATCCGGGTGTCGGGATCGCCGGGCCGGCGGAACAGGTCGACCGCCCGCGGCTGGCCCTCCGAGATCCGCTCCAGGATGGCGATGTCGGGCAGGGCCTGGGCGCCCGGGTACATCTCGCGGTACCCCGCCGGGAAGGCGTCGGCGTAGACGGCGGCGAGCCCCCGCGCGTCGCCGCCGCGGGCCTGCCCCAGCGCCTCGCGCAGCGAGTCGCCCCAGGTGCGGGAGAGCTCGGCGATGCCGGCCTCGAGCCGGGCGGCGTCGATCTCCTCGGGCGGGCTGCCCGGCGTCGCCACGATGACGTGGAGGCGGGCGAGCGGGCCTTCCGGGTAGTCCGGCGCGATGGTCGAGAGGCGCCCGCCGAGCTCCTCGGCGAGGTAGGTGCCGATCCGCGCCTGGAGCCGGGCGTCGGTGCGGTCCTTCGGCAGGTAGGCGATCAGCGAGACGAAGCGGCCGAACTTGTCGGGACGGGCCAGCACCCGCACCCGCGGCCGGTCGGCGAGGGAGACGATGGCGAGCGCGAAGCGCAGGAGCAGGTCGGCGTCGGTCTGGAACAGGTCGTCGCGCGGATAGGTCTCGAGCACGTGGACGAGGGAGCGCCCGGCATGGCTCGTCGGGTCGAGGCCGGCACGGCCGAGCACCGCCGCGACCTTGCGGCGCAGGTACGGCACCTCCTCGGCCCGGCTCGCATAGGCGCTGCCGGTGAACAGGCCGACGAGGCGCAATTCGCCGGGAGCGCCGCCCTCGGGCGGGAAGACCTTGATCGCCACCATGTCGAGATGGGCCTGCCGGCGCACCCGGGAGCGCAGGCTGGCCTTGGTGACGAGGAGGGCCTCGGGCCCCTCCAGGAAGGCGCGGATCTCGGGCGTCACCGCCACCATGGCGTCGCCGCGGCGCAGGACCTCGACGGCGGGGTCGCGCAGGAGGCCGAGCCCGCTTCCCGGCACGCCGGCGTGATCGGCGCTCCCCTCGTCGCGGTACTCGCGCAGGCCCAGCAGCACGAAATGCCCGTCGCGCAGCCAGTCGAGGAAGGCGCGGGCCTCCGCCCGCTCGTCGGCGGCGAGCGGCCCCGCGGCGTCGCCGTAGGCGGCAGCGGCCCGGGCCAGGCGCTCGGTCATCGCCGCGTGGTCGGCGGCGGCGGCGGCGACGTCGGCGTAGACCCGGGCGAGGCTCGCGGCGAGCGTGGCGCGGGCCGCCTCGTCGTCGATGCGGTCGAGATGGACGTGGATGAAGCTCTCGCGGGCGAGCCCCTCCGCCTCGCCCGCCTCCTGCGCGGTGGTCTCGCCGACGACCCGCACCAGGGCGCCGTCGGCGCCGCGCTCGACGCCGAGGATCGGGTGGGCGACGAGGCGGGGCTGGTAGCCGCGCCCGACGAGTTCGGCCAGGGTCGACTCGAGCAGGAACGGCCGGTTGGCGTTGACCGCCTCCAGGACCGTGATGTCGCGCCGGCGCCCGCCCTGCTCGACCTCGACGTCCGAGAGGCGCACGGCGCTGATCGTCCGGCCGGGCCGGGCGGCGGCGAGGTGGGCCCGGGCGGCGAGCGCCAGGTCGGCCAGGGCCTCGGGCGGGTAGGCGGTCAGGTCCTCGGGCGCGACGCGGCCGAAGAGGTCGCGGACGAAGCCGCCGGGTCCGCCCCGGTCTTCGGCCAGGGCCGCCGCGGCGGCGATCAGGTCGGTGCGGCTGGCCTTCGCTTCGGGGGTCGCGGTCGCGGTCGAGGGTTCCACGTCTGCAAGTCCTCTGCCGAGGTTGGTGACCGGAGCGGTGGCACAGCGCAGGGACCCCCGCAAGCCCGACCTCGCGCAGCGGCTGCAAACTGCCTATAGCTCGCGCATGATCAAGGGGAGGGCACCGGCATGACCGGGGGTAGGAAGCGGACGAAGCCCGAGGTTGGCGAGCGGCCGGCGCCGCAGGAGACGGCAGGGACCGTGATGGCCCTCGACCTCCCGCCGTCGCCCGACCTCTCGCCCGAGATGCGGGCCTATTTCGACAAGTGCCGGGAGAAGATCGGCTTCGTGCCGAACGTGCTCCTCGCCTACGCCCACGACAGCGCCAAGCTCGAGGCGTTCGCGGGCCTCTACAACGACCTGATGCTGGCGCCCTCCGGCCTGTCGAAGCTCGAGCGCGAGATGATCGCCGTCGCGGTCTCGAGCGTGAACCGCTGCTACTACTGCCTCACCGCGCACGGCGCCGCGGTCCGCAGCCTCTCGGGCGATCCGGTGCTGGGCGAGATGATGGCGATGAACTACCGTGCCGCCGACCTCTCGCCCCGCCACCGCGCCATGCTCGACTTCGCGGTGGCGCTCACCGAGGCGCCCTGGACGATCGAGGAGGAGGACCGCGAGGCCCTGCGCGATGCCGGCTTCTCCGAGCGCGACCTGTGGGACATCTCGGCGGTGGCGAGCTTCTTCAACATGTCGAACCGCATGGCCTCGGCGGTCGACATGCGCCCCAACCGCGCTTACCACGCTGAGGCCCGGACCGCGCCCGGCCCGGACGAGGCGTGACCGCGGCCGGTCGCCCGGTTGCGGCCGTGTCGGCTTGACGCCAACGGCCCGGGATGCCCGGCGCTCCGGGCCGTTGGCCTATCTCGCATTGTCGATGCCGAGCCGGAGGCTTGGTGACAATGCGAGAGCGGGACCAAAAGTCGTCTTCGACGACCGCTGTTACGAGCCGAACGGGATCGTCGGCTGCCCCGCGAGAACCCGGCATTCAGGCATGCATCCAGCCTCCGCTCGTCGAGGACGGCGGACTGGGGTCGTCGAGGGATTCGGGGGATGTGACCGGCTGCGGTCCAGTGTGTCGCGTCGCCACTCGACAGGAAAAGCCTGTCAGGGGATCCGATCATCCCGCCCTGCGGCAGGATGGTGCGGCCGAGAGGACTCGAACCTCCACTGGTTGCCCAACTAGCACCTCAAGCTAGCGCGTCTACCAATTCCGCCACGGCCGCGGATGTTGCCGGACATCGAAAAACGGTCCAGCCTTCTGAAAAACAGCTTCACAGTATCGGACACGAAGACCGCTCAGCGGCGAGTGCCCCGGCAACCTCGTTCGACGTCTGGTCTCGGTGAGGGGCGAGATCGTCGCGTCGAGTTCGGTGTCCATCCCGCCCTTCGAGAGGACGGATGGTGCGGCCGAGAGGACTCGAACCTCCACTGGTTGCCCAACTAGCACCTCAAGCTAGCGCGTCTACCAATTCCGCCACGGCCGCGGAGTGCTTCGTCTCGCCGGAAGCGGCGGGGCGGGGGTGAGACCCGTCCGAAGCGAGGCTGCGAATACCAGTCCCCTCCCGGGGACGCAAGCGCCCCGATGCGGATCCGGCGAACAATCTGGCCTAGAGGGCGTCCGAGAGGGCGCCCAGCAGGGCGGCGCCGCCGTCGCCGATGCGGATGCCGGGCTCGCGCACCACCTCGGCCTTGCGGATCAGCTCGGTCACCTCCACGGAGATGCGGTTGCCCGTGACCACGATCTGGCCGCGGGCGATCGGGTGGTTGTTGGCGAGGATCTCGACCATATCGCTGTCGGTGGAATCGAGCTCGATCACCGCGCCGCGGCCCATGCGCAGCAGCATGTGGATCGGCATCCGGGTCCGCCCGAGCACGACCGCGAGGTCCACCTTGAGAATGTCGAGTACCGCCAACGGACGCACCCACCCTGACCACGAGACGATGCCCCGACAATCCGATCTTATGGTGAAGCCTTGGTAAACGACCGGCTCGGAACCACCCCGGGCAGTTTCCTGCCCGCGCCCGGAAGCCCCCCCGTCGAGTGGGTGGTGCGCGATCCCCTGCTCGACTACCGCGAGGCCGAGGCCGCGATGGAGGAGCGGGCCGCGGCGATCGCGGAAGGGCGCGCGCTGGAGCGCGTCTGGCTCGTCGAGCACCCGCCGCTCTACACCGCCGGCACCTCGGCGAAGGAGGCCGACCTGGTGGCGCCGGAGCGCTTCCCGGTCCACCGCACGGGGCGAGGCGGGCAGTACACCTATCACGGCCCCGGGCAGCGGGTGGCCTACGTGATGCTCGACCTCAACCGGCGGCGGCCGGACCTGCGCGCCTACGTGGCCGCCCTCGAGGCCTGGCTGATCGCCACGCTCGACGCCTTCACGGTGCGGGGCGAGCGGCGCGAGGACCGGGTCGGCGTCTGGGTGCGCCGGCCGGAGAAGGGGCCGG
The sequence above is drawn from the Methylobacterium terrae genome and encodes:
- a CDS encoding NAD-glutamate dehydrogenase; translated protein: MEPSTATATPEAKASRTDLIAAAAALAEDRGGPGGFVRDLFGRVAPEDLTAYPPEALADLALAARAHLAAARPGRTISAVRLSDVEVEQGGRRRDITVLEAVNANRPFLLESTLAELVGRGYQPRLVAHPILGVERGADGALVRVVGETTAQEAGEAEGLARESFIHVHLDRIDDEAARATLAASLARVYADVAAAAADHAAMTERLARAAAAYGDAAGPLAADERAEARAFLDWLRDGHFVLLGLREYRDEGSADHAGVPGSGLGLLRDPAVEVLRRGDAMVAVTPEIRAFLEGPEALLVTKASLRSRVRRQAHLDMVAIKVFPPEGGAPGELRLVGLFTGSAYASRAEEVPYLRRKVAAVLGRAGLDPTSHAGRSLVHVLETYPRDDLFQTDADLLLRFALAIVSLADRPRVRVLARPDKFGRFVSLIAYLPKDRTDARLQARIGTYLAEELGGRLSTIAPDYPEGPLARLHVIVATPGSPPEEIDAARLEAGIAELSRTWGDSLREALGQARGGDARGLAAVYADAFPAGYREMYPGAQALPDIAILERISEGQPRAVDLFRRPGDPDTRIGLKVFSRGAALPLSERVPVLENLGFRVIEERSYRLKPEGAGARVWLHDMVLERAGGGAIDVASVEGPVEAALLALARDLAESDAYNRLVLEAGLGWRDVALVRALGRYLRQLRIRYGQDYLAATLSRHPALARRLVALFHARFDPRLEGDRGAAQETARAGIEADLAGVTSLDEDRILRRFVNLVEAAQRTNFFQLGRNGLPPETIAFKFRCARVDGMPLPRPLFEIFVYSPRVEGVHLRFGYIARGGLRWSDRPEDFRTEVLGLVKAQQVKNAVIVPVGAKGGFFPKRLPPPSDRQAWMQEGTESYRIFIRTLLSLTDNIVDGKIVPPPATVRHDEDDAYLVVAADKGTATFSDVANALSLEAHHWLGDAFASGGSQGYDHKQMGITARGAWEAVKRHFREVDIDIQAEPVTVAGVGDMSGDVFGNGMLLSRCLKLVAAFDHRDIFLDPDPDPVAAHAERKRLFGLSRSSWADYDRSKISAGGGVFSRQAKTVPLSPQVRALLGFDRAEATPAEVMQAILRAPVDLLWFGGIGTYVRATSESDDEAGDRANDAIRITGAELRARVVGEGANLGLTQRGRIEAARRGVRLNTDAIDNSAGVNTSDVEVNIKIALATPERDGRLSPESRNALLSGMTEAVADLVLRNNQLQTLALSLAQRSAASETGFATRLMQILEADGRLDRGVESLPSDATLAERAQGAEGLTRPELAVLLAYAKLALKDALLDSAVPDDPYLARELERSFPPVLVARYPDAVQGHRLRREIIATSLANAIVNRGGPTLVSRLADETGAEAPAIAAAYAVTRDAFGLIDLNKAVDGLDGTISGDQQLALYAELQDLLRQRMVWFIRNGEAAPGGIEAAVARYRDGIAAVSDALPGALPPAAAEALARRIRALVDHGVPEGLASRLAALSELGAAPDIVQVAEATGRPPAAIAATHFALADLFRLNALAAAARAVPVADTFDRIALERAVAGIASAHRALTAEAAAFEAQGAAAVEAWSQARGASLARIRTAVAAIAASGLTVSKVSVAASLLGDLARPDAAHP
- a CDS encoding peroxidase-related enzyme (This protein belongs to a clade of uncharacterized proteins related to peroxidases such as the alkylhydroperoxidase AhpD.), which encodes MALDLPPSPDLSPEMRAYFDKCREKIGFVPNVLLAYAHDSAKLEAFAGLYNDLMLAPSGLSKLEREMIAVAVSSVNRCYYCLTAHGAAVRSLSGDPVLGEMMAMNYRAADLSPRHRAMLDFAVALTEAPWTIEEEDREALRDAGFSERDLWDISAVASFFNMSNRMASAVDMRPNRAYHAEARTAPGPDEA
- a CDS encoding FliM/FliN family flagellar motor switch protein, which encodes MAVLDILKVDLAVVLGRTRMPIHMLLRMGRGAVIELDSTDSDMVEILANNHPIARGQIVVTGNRISVEVTELIRKAEVVREPGIRIGDGGAALLGALSDAL
- the lipB gene encoding lipoyl(octanoyl) transferase LipB; translation: MVNDRLGTTPGSFLPAPGSPPVEWVVRDPLLDYREAEAAMEERAAAIAEGRALERVWLVEHPPLYTAGTSAKEADLVAPERFPVHRTGRGGQYTYHGPGQRVAYVMLDLNRRRPDLRAYVAALEAWLIATLDAFTVRGERREDRVGVWVRRPEKGPGVEDKIAAIGIRVRRWATFHGISLNVEPDLSHFSGIVPCGVREHGVTSLVDLGRPVTLPEVDAVLRGRFEAIFGPTILVDDDARA